The genomic DNA CCGGCCGACGGCGCGCGGATCCTTCAGCTGTTTCAAAATTTGATCTCCAACGCCCTTAAGTACAGGAGCGAACGGCCGTTGAAAATTAAAGTTTCCTCCGAGGAAACACCGGACAGCTGGGTTTTTTCCGTGGAGGACAATGGCATCGGGATTGCTCCCGAACATCACAAGAAAATTTTTGGACTTTTTCAGAGACTGCACGCCAAGCACAAATATCCGGGAACGGGGATCGGCCTCGCGATATGCCAGAAAATCGTCGAAGGGCATGGAGGAATGATCTGGGTCGAATCCGAGGCCGGAAAAGGTTCGACATTCAAATTCACGCTGCCCAAAGCGGACGGCGAAAAATAGGAGCGCTATGAGAATTCTTTTAGTCGAGGATAATGACGCAGACCGCAGGGCCATTCAGGAGGCATTTCTTGCCAATGGCTGTTCCACCGCATTGACGATCGTCGAAGACGGCGACAAGGCCCTGCAGTATATTTTTCATCAGGGGGAGTACGCTGCCGCCGAGACACCGGACCTCATCCTTCTCGACCTCAATCTTCCCGGGACCCACGGCATGGAAGTGCTGCGCCGGGTCAAAGGCGATCCCGCGACCAGGAACATTCCCGTCATCGTCCTGACGAGCTCCGCTTTCCAAAAGGACATCTGCGACGCGTACGGCCTGAGTGCGAACTGTTACATCAACAAGCCCATGCGTTTTTCCGAACTTGTGAGTCTGGTCAAAACCTTTTGCGATTTTTGGGTCAAAGAAGTAAGGTACTGCTACAAATAACCGGCCGGTCCTGCCCGCCGCCTTTCTCCCGGAGGAAAGATGAATTCCATCCCGATTAAAAATTCCGTGATCTTTGTAACCGGCGCCAACCGCGGCATCGGCAAAGCGCTGGTTGAAACCGCGCTCGAGCAGGGTGCGGCGAAAATTTATGCCGGCGCACGACGGCCGGAAACTTTGAAGGAGCTCGTGGAGAAGGGCAAGGGCCGCGTGATCGCGCTGGAGCTGGATATCACGTCCGAAGCGCAGATCCTCAAGGCTGCGGAGCGGGCGCAGGACACCGCGATTCTCGTCAATAATGCCGGAATCTCCGGTTATTCGGGCCTCGTCTCGCATTACAAAGCCGAAGGCGCTCAAAGCGAAATGAGCGTCAATTACTTCGGCACCCTGAACATGTCGCTTGCCTTTGCCCCGGTGCTGAAGAAAAACGGCGGCGGCGCGCTCGTCAACATCGTGTCCGTCGCGGCCTTCGAAACCTTCGAAGGTTTCCGCACGTATTGCGCGTCCAAGGCCGCCGAGCATTCGCTGACCGAGGGACTCCGCGAAGAACTTGCCGGACAGGGAACGTCCGTGGCCGGCGTTTATCCCGGTCCGGTCGACACGGACATGGCCGCGGATCTCCAAATGGAAAAAGAAACGCCCCGCCAGGTCGCGCTCAATATCTGGAAAGGCCTCGAAAGCGGCGCCGAAGAAATCTGGCCCGATCCCTATGCCGTGGAAATCGGCACCCGTCTGAAAAACGCGAGCACCGGTTTGAAATAAACCGGCCGGCGCCGAATTGA from Verrucomicrobiia bacterium includes the following:
- a CDS encoding response regulator, which produces MRILLVEDNDADRRAIQEAFLANGCSTALTIVEDGDKALQYIFHQGEYAAAETPDLILLDLNLPGTHGMEVLRRVKGDPATRNIPVIVLTSSAFQKDICDAYGLSANCYINKPMRFSELVSLVKTFCDFWVKEVRYCYK
- a CDS encoding SDR family oxidoreductase; protein product: MNSIPIKNSVIFVTGANRGIGKALVETALEQGAAKIYAGARRPETLKELVEKGKGRVIALELDITSEAQILKAAERAQDTAILVNNAGISGYSGLVSHYKAEGAQSEMSVNYFGTLNMSLAFAPVLKKNGGGALVNIVSVAAFETFEGFRTYCASKAAEHSLTEGLREELAGQGTSVAGVYPGPVDTDMAADLQMEKETPRQVALNIWKGLESGAEEIWPDPYAVEIGTRLKNASTGLK